GGTTTGTACATAGGATTTTGAAAGTAAAGCTACTTTTCCATGGGGAAAAATTTAGTATTTGACTTGTTACTCACTTATTTCTCTGTTGCTGACATATGCCAACGACATTTGCCATGTgagaaaataaacaatacgCATGAAAAGAGATCAACACCTAATATGGAGTAATATGCGGCTTTCTATTATAGAGACTGGACTATATTGGGGTTATGTCCAACATTGAGGAAATCAATGACTGATGAGCATGGGCAAAATAACTTATTAATTGTCAAGGGCAACTAACTCAAGGGGTCAACTGTTAgattaaaatatttcaaattaattcaatttttagaCCCTCACCAAAGGATTTCTCAAATTATCGGAAAGGAACAATTATTCCTTATCgtatttgtttcttttttttttttttttttttccaaaccaccaccacactTATAAAAACTAAGAAGATAGAACACTTTTAGTCATGTTcaagttgatgatgataaatctACCGTTGAAATTTAGTAATGCTTATTAATCAACTTTTTGTAATTGCAGAGCCTTCGGGTAAATTTAATTCCAGCTTGATAAACAAGAagaccaagaaaaaaatgcaACTAATGTGTGTTACACATTTGATTACAACTTGCTTGTtggccaaaaaaaaaaaaaagtactACATTAAAAGGAATTTCATTGTATATTCGGGGCTGTGTATGTGACTAGGAATTGCTAAGGAGCGTTTATTGTCCTACAAAGTGTGTAGCAGGATATTCCACTGCAGAGATAGACCTTCTGTGTCAGTTGAATTACGGTGTTTTATCTACGACTTAAGCCTGATATTATTTTGCCTCTAGTAGGTTTGCACCGTTATTTGCAAGCAAACAATAGACCAGAAATACAAGAGGTGAAGAAAACGTAATCTTAGGTAATATAATTGTATAATTGCATCCGGTGCAGATACTGCAAACTATATCTCAAACTGAAACCAATATTTTCCATAGTAATCTTTCCCACTTCAAGTAATACTTGAGCTTTTACATTTGTTGCATAACTACTTCTGAAACTCCCCGTCATATTCTTTCTATCACTATTAAACTTCCCCATTTTAAAAAGATCTAGAATCtcaaaaagaataaagCAAAACTCACAATGCCTGACCCTTTGTTATTCTGTATCAATAGTGAAATGAAAATACAATAAGAATATTCTTGCTATTGTCAATACTTGCAGATGTAGTTATTGTTCTCTATTTCTGtattcaagaatttgaaaagaacAGCTTTCAGTTGAGGTTTCCATCTAGACAAGCCCACTCTATGATTTATCCAATAAAGGCTTCATTGtttgatataattttgtGCTTCTTTCTATGTGTTGGTTTATATACACATCATGGATAGGAGCCACAAAACTTCCAAGAATACCACTGTTCCgttgtctttttttgttttgttttttgcaTCCTCACAAGAAATTCTTGGTATGTTAATCTAgcaacaataaaaattggTTTAATTCAAGTACTTCTTTTAATCAGATAGATTAAAAAAGAGGCAAAGTAATTTCTATCTTCTCATCAATAAATGTGTATATATACCAACTGAAATATCTCTCTGGTGTTGCCTCTCTCACGTACTCTATAATCTCCATCAGAATAtccaaaatgaaaatacaAACTTGTATTTATCTTTTACCAATTCTATCCGTGACCTTAGCAATAAGGGTTactcaaaaaaaagatctTGCTTATGCCGCTTGCAAATCTTTGCTCACTCAATCTGCAAGTTCTTCTTTGCCTGATCCATTCTGTGACGCGGAAAACCAGTCAGCTATGGGATCAATGGCTATCTGCTTagttgaaaattttgaagGATCTCCCAAAGACTATTATCGTCCATATTTAAAAGCATGTTCTATATCTGAACAGACATTTTTCGCATCATATAAGAATGCAACAAATCACATACCAGCATCATTACTGGATCAAGATTCTAACACGACTCACCCAATCAGGCTCTCATATGATAATGTGCAGTTACTGTATAATCAGTTGTACCGTAAAACTTTGAATGATAATTACAGTGTTTGGTTTGGAACGGTTTTATTGGCATATTGGGGACTCGTCATGTTGGTAGCCAGTTTCAATTACTGGTCTCACTTTTTGTTCCCTGGTTTTGTGAAAATTTTACATGGTTCAATATCCAACTTTATTAGACTGCATTTTATACTCGCCCCAACAGTTGGCAATAGACATGCTTCATCCGTGAAACATCTAAAGGTTTTTCGGGCTTATGTTCCCTTGAGGTTTGAGTCAATAATTGTGTTAATATGGGCAATCTTATGTTTTATATTCTGTGgtataaatcattatccAACGGGCCCAAACTTGTCCTCCCTAGTGGGAAACAGAGCTGCTCAGCTTGCTGGATTTTGCGTGCCTTTGCTCATCTTATTTGCTGgaagaaataattttttgCAATGGTTAACTGGGTGGTCCCATGCCagatttcttttgtttcaCCGGTGGCAGGCACGCGTAATATTCATCATGATGTTAGTCCATGTAAGTGCAAAAACTTCTGTTTTGATACAATATGATATCTACTCTTCCACTTTCCTGCAGAGCTATATGGCATGGGCTATAGTTGCTGTCATTTCGTTAGGATTCTTGATTGGGCATTCTTGGCAATACTTTAGAGGCTCGAATtatgaaatatttttaattgttcatCACATCTTGGCCATATTATTTATAGCAGGTGCATGGATTCACACTAGGGGAGCAGACACTCCTTATGCTTACTATGCAGCCACATCGATCTGGCtgtttgataaattggttAGGTTAATTAGAGTGTCTCTGTATGGTGTTAAAAAGGCAAAGGTTGAATTGATCTCTGACGAAGTTTTGAAGGTAACTGTACCCAGACCAGGTTGGTGGAAACGATTCCCAGGATCTTATGCCTATGTTTACTTTCTTAAACCAACAGCTTTCTGGCAATCACATCCATTTACTATTGTTGATTCTGTTGAAGACGCCAATACGTTAACTTTTTGTATAAAAGTCAAAGGAGGCATGACTCATGGAATTTGTCAACAATTACTAAAGAAATCTAATCAAATGGACGCTTTCCATGTTCTTATTGAGGGTCCATACTCTCAGCCTCATTCTGGGAGACATTTTGAAAACCTTGTCATGTTGAGCTCTGGTACTGGCATTCCGGGACCTTACTTTACTGCTCTTGATTTGATTAGAAGAAATGACAATTCAACCAAACGAGTAAAATTCTATTGGATTATTCGTGACGTGAAGTCAATTAATTGGTTCTTGGAGGAACTCTGCAAGTTAGAAGGATCAATAGTTGAGACAGTCATTTATATTTCCAACACAAACACCAATTTTCCTAGTTTAAAGACGCAGGAAATTTCCAAGCAATTTGACAGTGATACCGAGCGGATTTCTTATTCAAGCGATTATTTGAAACATCGCTTGCAATTTGTGGAATTCCGATATGGTCGGCCAAGTGTACACGAGATTATTCATCAGGAAATTAAAGAAGCATGTAATTCAATTGGGTTTATTACTTGTGGTGCACCCCAAATGGTAGATAATGCTCGAATGGCGATTGTTAACTCGTTGAAACGTGATACCAGCAAAAGAATAGAGCTCTTTGAGGATTTTCAGGAATGGTAAGCTCCGTATTGTGTATATGTTTCAAGGCATATAGTGTtctatttttatatatagTTTTTGTCCGTTTGTATTAGATTCTCAGAAGTAAACATAGCTATAACTTATTATTTAGTTTGCAATATGTGCGTGTGCAAAGGTACAATTTGATCAGTAGTCaccccccaaaaaaaaaagaattgagaaaacttcaaatacgatgatgaaaaattttcaattctactgaactcttttttttttttttttttcttttcaaaatctaAACTCAAACCAAATAAGAAAGACTTATTTATAACAATGGTATGTCCATAAAGCATTTGCTTTTATAGAGTTGGAACAACATCCTCCTTGTTTGTCACAGGCCTCtctttttatcaatattaaagaACTAAAGGTTATGTGCATCCGGGAGTGATGGTGTATGTTAGTGCATTTTAAGGCTTTAAGTGAAACGCATTTTTTGCTGTTTCACTTCTTTGCTATGTTGATGCAAATACTTTCAGTGTCGTCACTTCTTTTTGATGATGCACAGGCTGAGTATCTTTTAACGATACTGTAGAGTAAAAGTGAGAACAAAGAATTGGATCGtttgttgatattaattTTGAGAAccccaattttttcttttggaaACTAACTTTACTCAATGACACAGCCTTCTTCAAAAAAAGTTGCTCCAGCTCCATTAGCTACTAAATCTAAAGCTTCAACAAGCACCAAGAATCCATTGTTCGAATCTACACCAAAGAACTTTGGTATTGGACAATCCATCCaaccaaaaagaaacttgTCCAGATTTGTTAAATGGCCAGAATATGTCAGATTACAGagacaaaagaaaatcttGTCTTTGAGATTGAAAGTTCCACCATCTATTGCTCAATTTTCTCAAACTTTAGATAAAAACACTGCTGCTCAAGcttttaaattattgaacaaaTATAGACCAGAAACCTCTGctgaaaagaaagaaagattaaCTAAAGAAGCTGCTGCTATTGCCGAAGGAAAAACTGCTAAAGACGTTTCACCAAAACCAGTTGTTGTCAAATACGGTTTAAACTATGTTGTTTCtttgattgaaaacaaaaaggccaaattggttttgattGCCAATGATGTTGACCCAATTGAATTGGTTGTCTTTTTACCAGCTTTATGTAAGAAAATGGGTGTTCCATACGCCATTGTGAAAGGTAAGGCTAGATTGGGAACTTTGGTTCACAAAAAGACTTCTGCCGTTGCTGCTTTAACTGAAGTTAACTCTGCTGATGAAGCTGAGTTATCTAAATTGGTCTCCACTATCAACGCCAACTACATTGAAAAATACGAAGAAAACAGAAAACACTGGGGTGGTGGTATCATGGGTTCTAAAGCCAATGATAAAATCGCTAAAAAGGCCAAAGCTGCCGCTGCTGCTGTTTCTACTGCTTAATTAGTTTAATTATGTATTGCATCAGTATACTGGTGTCTACTTtttatttacttttttttttcttctttatgtatattattttcaataaactGTGTTCTTGCTTTGggataatttgtttttttaattgtatTTCCATAATTTCTATGCTATGCTTCGTTAAGATAGCACAACCGTATTGTTTTTTGCAACTTGTCAAAATTAGGGCTATAGCCCTAACACTATTTTTTGGTGAGGACACATCgagctttttttttttttgaaggTGTAGGTGAGAGCGTGCGAGCCATTGagtaaaacaaaaaatttatcaagaGTTTTTCTTTACAGGTATTGTTTTGCTAGTACCATCAATATCGATTAAGTGTATGTGAAGGTTTAATACCAGGGACTAGGGGAGACATAGACAACGAGATATCTAGGAATTAATATGATTCAGATAAAAGAATGGGTGAAATACAGAATATAAGTTTAAGATTAGGCTAAGAAACTCAATGAAAGAGAACTGGATATGTCTTCAATGTTTTCCTTCTCAACGTGAATCCATTTGGTCAATACTAACATTATAATTTATAGAACAATGGCTAAATCTAAGAATCACACAGCTCACAACCAAACCAGAAAAGCCCACAGAAACGGTATTAAAAAACCAAAGACCTTCAAGTACCCATCTTTAAAAGGTGTTGATGCTAAATTCAAGAGAAACCACAGATACGCTTTACATGGTAGTGCCAAAGCCTTAGCTAAGGCCAGAGCTGAAAAATCTGCTTAAGTTTGAGTAAAGGAGAATTATGCCGACTTTCGGgtattgaataaatttaaCTGTATCATATGTTCATAATTGTTGTATCTTTATTTACGAATTAGaacaaataattataatgaagtacaatttatttaaaaagagaatttgGTCCATTCGACAATTAAGttattggtgttgtttGGCTCAATGTAGATGTTTATGTTGgctgttattttttttttttttttcgcaTTTAGTTCAACATCGGCTGTTCTTTATTATGTTCTGTGTTGCAAAAGTTGTTTTTCTAAAGAAATCCATACACTTTTAAAATACTCTACCCTTTGACCACATTTCAATCACTAGATCTAATGGCCTCTCAATCATCAAATCATTATCGtgtttatataaaaaatcTCAGTTACCTGACAAGCGAGAAAGATTTAGAGGAGttatttggaaaatttgAACCGTAAGTGCTAACCGCGGAGGATTAAACCAAATGTTAGTTTTAGCAAGAATATCATACTAATTTAGTTACAAGGGTTAATGTGTTGATTCCTAGTTACACAATCCATTTCAGTAGAAGTGGTAGACACAGGCCCTTAGGAATTGCTTATGCCGAGTTTAGAACTCCAGAACAGATAGAGTCTGTTGTCAAAGAGTTTGACGGTCATGTCTTAAAGAATAGAAAAATAACTGTTAAAAAACATATGGCTTATGATCCAAACAATCGTcgtttttcatttaaacgcaaatcaaatataaagaatGGTAAAATGAATCAGGGTGGCTCCCTGACTGGTGAGATACTTGCACCTGTTGCAAAAGAGTTTTTGGTACGTGATGATGAGACCGTCTCAATTGGAcaacagaagaagaaccCCCCTCGCAAACCAGAGCTCTCAATGGATACTATTATGATTCAAAAAGTTCATGGTAAAGTTACTGATGAATCTCTCaaagattttttcaaagagTACAATCCCAGTCAAATCTACATAttcaaaagcaaaaaacCAAAGCTCAATCCCATGAATCTTACTGGATCGCATGTAAATGTTTTAGTTAAACTTGATGTTACCCAAACAAAGTTAGATGAGATCATTTCCAACTTGAGATCCCAAAAAATGAATGGGAGATACATCAGTATGAAACCTGCCTACAAGTCAAAAGTTTTGGAAGTAGAAAAAGCCATCGCTGAGCTGAAATCGCTCGAAAATACTGGAGAAGGTGAAAACATGATTGTTGACGAGAAAGCATCTCCAACTAATAAACATGGAAAGAATGCTGAGCATGATAATCTGGAAATTTCCCTTATTGGCACCGTTTcgaattgttgatttacaTTTTTCTTGTGTTTTTGATGTAGACCGGACCTAACAAGGTTATTAGCTATGCTATGTATATTATGCAGCATCCTCTTTAACTTTTCCACttacatatacatatatgtTTATCtgatatattattattatttatttatttatttatttgaaacaaaaacttAAACCCAAAAACTATTTAATCATgcatttctttatttttccTATGTAATTGTACAATGTAGTAAagtaattaaataatttattcaGCAGTTTTTTGTGTACCACGTAACAAACCAGTTCTTCTAGCAGCAATCAAACCAGCCTTTTGACCGGAAACAGCACCTCTAGAAATAGTAGAAGCTTTACCAATATGTTGATGGTTACCACCACCATGTGGATGGTCTACTGGGTTCATAGCAACACCTCTGGTCTTTGGCCATGAGTTTCTCTTGACCTTGTATTTGTGGAAGGCTCTACCAGCTTTCAATAATGGTTTATCGAttctaccaccaccagcaacaacaccaataaCACCTCTGGCATCAGAAGAGATGATCTTCTTGGCACCAGATGGCAACTTAACTCtggttttgttttcatcTGGGTTGTGACCAATGATAATAACGTAGTTACCAGAAGTTCTACCTAAAGCACCTCTGTCACCAACTTTTTCTTCGACATTGGAAACAATGGTACCTTCTGGACAAGCACCCAATGGCAAGATGTTACCAACGTTCAAAGAAGCCTTCTTACCGGCGTAAATAAATTGACCAGTGTAGACACCTTCGTTAGCAATGAAAGTTTCTTCTCTCAATTTGTACTTGTATGGGTCTCTGAAAGCAACTTTGGCTAATGGAGCACCTCTACCTGGGTCATGGATGATTTGTTTGACAACACCACGGATGTAACCATGACGTTCAGCATAATCCAAGGTTCTTAACTTGGCAGCACCTTTTCTTAATCTGGTGTGAGAAGTGAAAATAGAACCAGCACCTTTTCTTTGGTTACGAATAACTCTACCTgtagaaatagaaaatgtTAGTAAACAATTATTCTTGAATAATGTTAAATATACACCATGTGTATTAGAAGTCCTccaattcttgtaaatcaGATTATATCAAACACTCTGTATGATCAAATATATAGAAATTTGAATGTACgattatattgaaaaacgaaaactgaaaattaatgatatcTTTGCATTTTGAATGTCCTTGTAGAATATTggttgaagaagatgatgatgatgatgacgcCATAATCttggtgaaaaattttACAATTATCGGGAATTTAATCTTTCTTGTTGCAATGATCATTACAATTTTCCTCCATTATCGATACATTTTGTAGATTAACCTTTCTTTGACATTTCCAGGTGTACAAGACATGTTGGACTTCATGTTGTTTCCTCACATACCCATTGTTTAGTGATTGGTTTGTACTAGTAACTTTTGTAAGTAATTctaaaaattttgttttattttttttttttttcaccaaCTGTGATGGTGAGCGAATTCGTGAGAGTGAGAGAGCTTACTGAGAACAGAGACAGAGAGAGTGTGTGTGAGAAACAAAGTGCGAAACTGAGCCTGTGCGAGAGACTGTTTACAGTAACATTAAAGCGATTTCTATGATCTTTTTTCCTCTCCCAAAAAATGTATGCAGGATGTTAATATGCGTGAGTTAGGGCTACAGCCccaatttgttttcttctGCACGTGagtaattgaaaaattaacacacacaaaacaaacaatcaCTTGGCTTGGGCTACAATACGTAAGCTAGATGCCGGCACCTTCAGTAGATTGGTTTCAAAACGTTTAGGAGGGTCTTGGTGATATCTGAAGGTATCAAACAAGTGAGCCACTATAAATCCCTGTTCCCAATCAGTTGTAATTGTGAAACCTCGCCTAATTAGCATGTTATTAGCAAAGAAACTCAATGCTAGATCCAAATACGGTATCATGTACTGTCCTTTTGTATTTAGGCAATTAAACTACAATCTCACTTACTGAATGGGCTGAGTTGCTCTCTAGTTGacaagaattatttattgttcaaattgGTTGCAAAAATTTGTCAAAAATTTTGAGAACATAATAACtttgttattatcaaaatacaaaaacaCATACTATTACTAGACACAGTATTTTCATATCAAATGCTACAAGCTAAATATACGCAGGCATTATATGCTTGTCTAGATTTAGTTCCTTTCGCTCCAAAAGTGGAAGTGGATTGTCTCACGAGTGACCAAATTCACCTTTGTCACTATCTCTGACTTAACTCTTTTCTGGTATCAGTTCAaaccaattctttttcttgccAATAAAAGGTATACTAATAGCAAAATTGCAGAAGTAAGTTCCTATAACTAGTTTCTTATAATCAAAACTAACATGAACAAGAACACTGCATGCTCACACTACAAATGCGCCTTGGTATAAGAATTAGGAACTCACTCTAAAAATGTCGCACACGAAACTTGTGTACGACTCATCTCCATCTCAAAATCAGAGCTGAAACTGGTGCAGTATTTCACGCCAATCTTTTTTAAAGCATTATTAGCTGAGGCTCCATGAACACATTGAAGATAAATATTCCGAACGAACAAACATGATAAGacaaaatataataatagttcATAGAAGGTCATTTTGCCAATCTTTATATTTAGcagaaaatttgaaatcaaaacatGACATCGAGAATGAAATGACAACTAAAAGCGATACAAGCAACTTCCAAATACCACTTGATACAAATGAGCCTGAAGATGGCGTGTCTTTAAGAAATAGTGCTAGAGTAAGGAGTTTAATCAACCGGATTATTGAAACCGGGGGAAACCAAAGTAAACGAAATCGGActatcaataataacacCACGAGTAAGTTGTTTCAAAATCCAGATAAAATGAAAGTcttgaagaaaatattttcgAAACCACAGGCATCGACAAAGTGGGACAAAAAACACATTAAGGGAAAGCTACAAACAAAGCGTAATGAAGTTACCAAACCATCAAAAGAACCATTTTACAAAGACACGTcttcaaataaatattcaacTAGTAGCAACGTCATTAAGCACCCTTTAAAACAATGTATTGCCCCTAAAAATGAAGATATTGCTCAATTAGCTCATAATTTAGATCGAGTGTTATTTTCACCAGGAGTCCATTTTTTACAAGACCCCAGAACTAGAATATATAATTTTGCCccttttttgaaaaaagtgATCAACTATaaagatttcaattttgaagCAATTGGGAATTATACACCAGTCTCGaaacatcaacaattgttaGAAAATTCTCAAAAACTTGAGAAACAATTCTattcttcaacttcttccATGACATCTTTGCTATCTAagttttatcattttttaaataaatatgataAATGGGATGTTAAGCGGTTCGGTAAAATTCCCTTTTCAGGAATGAGTAATGAATTGCCAactaatttgattttaaaacCTCAAGGTGACTTTATTGATTCCATaacaaaggaaaagaaaccaGTCTATTCTATTCAAGCTGATAATTCATGTGACTTAGATACCCTTCTTAGTGCCATGGGAATGTGTATGGAAACATTATTAACAAACCcacaaaatgaatttgtcAAATATCATAAGGATAGTGGGATTGAGTTTAGTGAACCGCCTACTAATGCTTATAATTATGCATCTTATGGGGATTTTTTATTGAGATCACAATTGGATTGCTATGATGAAAGATTGCCAGGGAATGGTACATTCGATTTGAAAACTCGAGCATCAACAAACATTAGATATAATTCCAAAAGTGGATCTTTAGAGAAGAACgattatcaaatttggaaattgaaTGGTAGTTATGAATCCTTCGAACATGAGTTCAGAGATATGATAAGAACTGGTGCCATGATGAAGTATTTATTCCAGGCAAGAATAGGACAAATGGATGGTATCTTCATTGCTTATCATAGCATTAACACCATATTTGGGTTCCAATATTTACCACTTGAGGAAttggataaattattttacACTGGAAACACCTTTTCTGAAGTTCCAGAAATTGatgtaaaaaaattaaatgtAAATAGATTACCTGATAAATTACCATCTTTGATTGGGGAAACACAATTTAAGTTTTCATTGGAAATTTGGCAAAAGTTATTACAAGAACatattttaaaagattTGAATCAATCTCTAAACGGTAATCCAACCCCGTTTAGATTGATTGTGAAATATGACACATTCGCACATTTACTTCGAGTATTTGCAATACCAGTTACTGATGAAGAGATTGAAGTGTTACAATCGTTTCCAGAGAGATTCAAACGTGATTTTGCAGAAGATGAGAATTTGGCTGAAGTACAGAAACATGCTAGAGAGTTGAGGAAATTTAATGACAAAAGTCTTGAAACAAAGGAAATATTCAGCTATGTAATTAAAATGGATTCGAGCTTGATTGATGGAAAAATTAGACAATACTACAAATTACCCCATGACTACTTTGAAGACTGGCAATTAATATATAACATCAAAAGAACTACAAATCCTCCAAAGAAATACATCAGTGACTTATTGAAATTTCCTGAAACAAAGATTTCTGAACGCTTAAACAATGTTCATGAAATTTATGAAAAAATAGGAGCAATTAGAAAGAAGTCATgggaagaaaaagaaaaagtatCACAAGTGTACCATCCGAAATTCAAGTTTTGATAGGGCAAATCATAGTTTACTCTGTAAATAGTTTCctctttttatttaatatagATATACCAAAACATATAACAACATTTTTTGCACATAATCTCCTTGGAAGTTAATACTGGCTTCTGTGCCTGAGAGTCGTATATAGagtaattaatttaatacTAACGCTACTGTTCCACGGTTATTCACAATAACGGAGATCAATTACCCCAACTTTTCCATAAactaaaattaaatgaaaaatatgattGAGTCATGATGGAGTAAACATATATGAGTCAAATATTGTGGAGATCCCGTGGTCCGTGgttcaaaaatttcaacTTTCTCACTTGGGGAGGGGAAGTAATTTTGAATGTGCCATAGATCCGAAAACtctcttttcttttgaCCATTATGCACGATCATCTCATTCAAGGTGAAAAAACAGATTTTTGTTAGACAAAGATAAGAACGAGAATGAAATGACTTCATTATGCAGAAGTGAAACATAATTAATTCCGTTTTCCCTaaatttgtaaaaaaactaaacaaacaatcaaGATAtcgtttcttttttttttttttttttgctttctAGTCTTATAGACACGTTTTCTTGTCGCCACCATTGGTTGGCTAGCCGGCAGGGCGTTACTGTTGTTGTCCTGGACCACTTCTGCCACTGCCACCGCCACCGAGTTCAATAATCCACATGGTGGcgtattattattcttgttgtttctttttttttgtattgcATATTGCCTGCGTATTGGCATTTCCTATTTGagtaataatgaatttctTCTCACACAAACTTCGGATTAAATATTTCCAGACGCACGCACTATAACATAAAAAACGAAAGACAAGAAATGAAACAAGGGCGCATCATCAAAGACACGGGCTTTTGGAATTGAGGcttaatttaattaaccAGGTGATGGATGAAATGGTTTCGTTCAGCAATAAACAAGGTCAAGTAAAGACTGTCAACAAGATATTTTGGATCATACCAACGCAGTATTGTAAATGTTTTCAACAATATGTGAAAAAAACATAACTCTGTATATGTGTTTAGTTTCCGTTGGTCCCATTTTTTTCGGAATAACTATTTGTtatccaaaaaaagaacatcTTGTTAACctgcaaaaaaagaaaaaacaatagtaaaaagaaaaaaaaagaacataCTGACAATGCATTCTAGTATTTTCTCTCACTCTTCCGTGTCCCCTTTCTCCCTTTCGCTTGGTATGAAGGACTGACTAATAAAACaacatcaattaattagtCATTAGAGTTGTGTAAACTGTAAAAATAAGAACAGTCCGTGTGTGAACTatcaaaaaatacaaatga
This is a stretch of genomic DNA from Candida dubliniensis CD36 chromosome 1, complete sequence. It encodes these proteins:
- a CDS encoding ferric reductase transmembrane precursor, putative (Similar to C. albicans CFL1;~Similar to S. cerevisiae FRE5); protein product: MKIQTCIYLLPILSVTLAIRVTQKKDLAYAACKSLLTQSASSSLPDPFCDAENQSAMGSMAICLVENFEGSPKDYYRPYLKACSISEQTFFASYKNATNHIPASLSDQDSNTTHPIRLSYDNVQLSYNQLYRKTLNDNYSVWFGTVLLAYWGLVMLVASFNYWSHFLFPGFVKILHGSISNFIRSHFILAPTVGNRHASSVKHLKVFRAYVPLRFESIIVLIWAILCFIFCGINHYPTGPNLSSLVGNRAAQLAGFCVPLLILFAGRNNFLQWLTGWSHARFLLFHRWQARVIFIMMLVHVSAKTSVLIQYDIYSSTFSQSYMAWAIVAVISLGFLIGHSWQYFRGSNYEIFLIVHHILAILFIAGAWIHTRGADTPYAYYAATSIWSFDKLVRLIRVSSYGVKKAKVELISDEVLKVTVPRPGWWKRFPGSYAYVYFLKPTAFWQSHPFTIVDSVEDANTLTFCIKVKGGMTHGICQQLLKKSNQMDAFHVLIEGPYSQPHSGRHFENLVMLSSGTGIPGPYFTALDLIRRNDNSTKRVKFYWIIRDVKSINWFLEELCKLEGSIVETVIYISNTNTNFPSLKTQEISKQFDSDTERISYSSDYLKHRLQFVEFRYGRPSVHEIIHQEIKEACNSIGFITCGAPQMVDNARMAIVNSLKRDTSKRIELFEDFQEW
- a CDS encoding 60S ribosomal protein L8 (Similar to S. cerevisiae RPL8B;~Similar to C. albicans RPL8); its protein translation is MTQPSSKKVAPAPLATKSKASTSTKNPLFESTPKNFGIGQSIQPKRNLSRFVKWPEYVRLQRQKKILSLRLKVPPSIAQFSQTLDKNTAAQAFKLLNKYRPETSAEKKERLTKEAAAIAEGKTAKDVSPKPVVVKYGLNYVVSLIENKKAKLVLIANDVDPIELVVFLPALCKKMGVPYAIVKGKARLGTLVHKKTSAVAALTEVNSADEAELSKLVSTINANYIEKYEENRKHWGGGIMGSKANDKIAKKAKAAAAAVSTA
- a CDS encoding RNA-binding protein, putative (nearest S. cerevisiae orthologue is transcribed during sporulation (SGD: YFR032C);~spliced gene;~does not have a canonical TACTAAC box); amino-acid sequence: MASQSSNHYRVYIKNLSYSTSEKDLEELFGKFEPVNVLIPSYTIHFSRSGRHRPLGIAYAEFRTPEQIESVVKEFDGHVLKNRKITVKKHMAYDPNNRRFSFKRKSNIKNGKMNQGGSSTGEILAPVAKEFLVRDDETVSIGQQKKNPPRKPELSMDTIMIQKVHGKVTDESLKDFFKEYNPSQIYIFKSKKPKLNPMNLTGSHVNVLVKLDVTQTKLDEIISNLRSQKMNGRYISMKPAYKSKVLEVEKAIAESKSLENTGEGENMIVDEKASPTNKHGKNAEHDNSEISLIGTVSNC
- a CDS encoding 60S ribosomal protein L2 (spliced gene;~Similar to S. cerevisiae RPL2A;~Similar to S. cerevisiae RPL2B); the encoded protein is MGRVIRNQRKGAGSIFTSHTRLRKGAAKLRTLDYAERHGYIRGVVKQIIHDPGRGAPLAKVAFRDPYKYKLREETFIANEGVYTGQFIYAGKKASLNVGNILPLGACPEGTIVSNVEEKVGDRGALGRTSGNYVIIIGHNPDENKTRVKLPSGAKKIISSDARGVIGVVAGGGRIDKPLLKAGRAFHKYKVKRNSWPKTRGVAMNPVDHPHGGGNHQHIGKASTISRGAVSGQKAGLIAARRTGLLRGTQKTAE